The segment TGAACTTGTTATTGgcatcagctgtttttgacggatggtggatggtggcagtgtgaatcggagtttcacatctgtcaaaaaatTCCACCATTCCCCCGGGATGGGCTCAGTGTGCAGAGCCTATTAAGCATTGTCATAATTTTCCAAGCATATCCGTTTTCAAGCTAGATCTAGCCTCAAATAGGCTAAAATGGCAGCACTGGTGTTTTTCTATCGGCGTCATTTCCTGGTGCTTGTCGAATAATTTTCGCGAGTTTTTGTTAAAGCAAAAAGGTAAGTTTTCCTAGGCTAATTACTGTTTTTGAAAGGTACATTAGAGGGAGAAATAATCCGTGGTCTTTGACTCGCACAAAGCAAATGTGCAATTTGATTGACTAAGAAATATGAACGAATACGAATTCTGCGCTTTGCGCCTGGACGCTCTTTTGCGTTAACACGTGTTTTCTAATAACGCGATGTGTGGTAAATTGATTGAATACCCACACACATATGTGTGTAAGGGCGATCGGTATGGCGCATTATTTTTAtgtataaaataaaaaaatatgtcTGTAAAAATATGTCGCCCTCATTCGAGCTTGGGCCGAAGTTCCGCCCACAACAACCGAAAATTTGGTGGCATCGATGCCCCGACGACTACAGGCTGCAATAGATGCCAATGGTGGAccaatcaaatattaaaagtaTAAAAAGTATTAATATTAAGATGACTTTGAGACTATAATACAAAAGCATAGAGGCTGTATGTACACTTTTTTCCGTGaacattttatgttttttcgTTGTAACTTTAGTATACATAAtttttgtttaagtttttttttttgaaataataataactttAAGTGTCCTAAATAATGGCATACcaacttttttaattttcaatgcgaaaacccgaaatattgaaaaatcgGTGCTGTATGTTGACTTTTTTCCTTGACTGTACATGcagatgtatgtatatgtacatatgttggTGAAGGGCGTGTATGCTTCGGCATTGTAAATAAGTGTTAAATAAAAGCATGCAAATGGTGAGAAGTTGTTAAATAAACTATTTGGTTTGTTCAAGAATTCCGCATTTATTAAAAATGGACGCATCACCAGAGGGACACGTAGAGGCCGAGTCCTGTAATGAGGTCGACGACGAGAAGTCTGTCAATTCCGACTGCCAGTCCATGTAAGTAATGTGAACTTGAGGCTTGACGACGACGTCTGAAAATTGTGAATTGCAGGCCGGCTTACATGAATTCGGTTATGAGGCGGCAGTATTTGCAAGAAATGGTTAAAGCGCTGCCAGTTCCAATTCAAAATAGAATTGTAGTGCTTAAAAATCTGCAGTTGGAACATCTGAAGATCGAGGCTGAGTTCTTCGAGGAGGTTTACAAGCTGGAGCAGAAGTATCAGCTCAAGTACCAGCCCATGTTCGATAAACGCAAGGAAATTGTCATCGGTACAGTAGACCCCCCTGTGGAGAAGCCCAATTGGACAGAGCCCGAGAACCCTGAAACAGAATCCGATGCCGAAGAGCACTACAGTGAATCACTGAAAGCTATCAAAAGTATTCCCCAAGATGCGAAGGGCATTCCCGGATTCTGGCTAACGGTTTTCCGTAACACTGCTATTCTGTCGGAAATGGTTCAACCACACGATGAACCAGCTATGCGCAAACTAACTGATATATCCATCAAATACGATGATGGGGTATGTAGAAAAGCAACTAAGCTTCCATGCTTAGTACTGCATAGCTAATTTTTGAACTATTTCAGCACTCTTACACATTGGAGTTCCATTTCGATAAGAATGAGTACTTTTCGAACACAGTTCTTACAAAGCAGTACGTTCTGAAGTCCACTGTCGACCCTGATGATCCGTTCGCCTTTGAAGGACCAGAAATCTACAAGTGTTCGGTATGTTGGGCTGAGTGACGTTCAATGAATGAGAAGCACAAAAATGATTGTATTCAATTGATTTCAAGGGATGCAACATTACCTGGGAGAAGAAAATGAACCTAACTGTGAAGACAATCAGGAAGAAGCAGAAGCATAAGGAGCGTGGCGCAGTGCGCACCATTGTCAAACAGGTTCCAAGCGATTCCTTTTTCAATTTCTTCAACCCACCAGAGGTTCCATCCGATAAGGAGGAAATTGATGATGAATCTCAGCAAGTATGGACATCTCATCTCATTTGGTAATCGAATAGCATCGAAATTACTAACTTGGGGGCTCTTTTTATTGCAGATACTGGCAACCGATTTTGAAATTGGTCACTTTTTGCGGGCCAGAATAATTGCAAAGGCGGTGCTTTACTTTACTGGTGACATTGTCGATGATGAGgacgacgaagacgaggaGGAGTTCGATGAAaacgaggaggaggacgatgacgatgaaGTTGCACCTCCAACCAAGGGTCACAACAAACATGCCGGTAACAAGAAACAGTCGCCCAATGACTGCCCCAACCAGTAGGCACAAGATATGATGGCGGTGTTTCATCGATTGGAATAGTGTTTACCGATATTATGTATATACATAATTCAAATTTaatttgaaatatatttttggtGAATTAAACTAAACGAAAGTGAACTACTAAACTGTGTGTACAATTATTGTTACACCTATGAAAACTTGATCTTATACTTTATATTAGAGCACTAAACATTATCAAAAATCTAGATAGTGTCTCAAAAGATGGAGGTGCTCAAGTTGAATAGGCATTCGTGGGAATACAATATAAATTAAATGCTGGTTGTATGGTAGGATtaaattttattaaattactaatgcTTGTCTAACGCTTACAGAAATAGGAACGAGCAGAAGTATGATGTGCTAAGCTACTTTTTTCCAGCTAACAGCTTGAGCTCTTTTTTTGATAAGTTGTAAGGATAATGTAGACTAGTGGGGACGAAAATTTTCCCAGTAACTCGGCTGGAAAAGAAGACAAGCTGTGAGTGAATGCTCAACACATTTTATGCTTTCGCTACCTTCATAGGTAGAATTTCCTCGAACTTACTTGTCAAAGTTCTCTTCATACCCGACCGTATAATCAGCTGGTATTTTCGCTACCTTTTGCAGGTCTATGCACTTCGATGGCGTCGAGTTGAGGGCGTAAAATGGGTAATCAAAAGCATTAATATAGATGTCAACGCAGAGCCCGTGGCTGCCAAGATGAAGTTGACTGGATACTGATGGCTGGGCGAGTCCAAAGCTGCCCAGCATTATATTTCTGTGGCAAGAGTATACAAACGTTCCTTTATCACGGCTTGAATGAAAGCATTGCACATGTTTGCCAGCTTTCGAGTGATCTACTGCAATCGGATCGAATCCGGGCCCAGCCATGTCACACGCTGCGCAATGAAAGAACAATTAATCAGTCGGtgttttaaaatgaaattaatCATAATGGAATTACTATCTATGCTTTGGATCATATGTTGTGGTCCTAAGGAGCGGCCTACAGCAGACGCAAGTTGTCCCCCAAAGCTAAATCCAAACATATAGCCTCGTTTAGTATCGAATCCATTTTTAATGAGAGTCAGAATGACTGACACTATGGCACCAGTAATGTTCTCGAAATTTGTATACAACCTGTACGGCGAAAGGGTGTATAAGAAGGGGTTAGCAAAAATTGCCTGTGCACATTACCTTACCACCTTACCGCATATACGATGTACTCGCAATTATACTCTAATCAATACATATCACGCAGCCTCCACGATAATAGCTTAATCCTGGAATTGTTTGtgtcatatgtatgtacaggACATTCATCAGTTATAGATAGATCATTATCTGCTTACGATCGATAAGCGCCAGAGACCGATCATCAGCACAGCTTTGGATCCAGCCATGTAAAACAATAGCAAATTTATCCGATGGGGAGCAGCCAGAAGAACCTTTATGCATATAGTCTTCGTCAAAAGCGGATGCTTCAAAGGTTTTTGTGTTGTTTCTAAAAAAATGTAAAGATATACCAAAACAGGCACGTCTGCTGAAAAATCACTTACTTATAAAACATAAGTCGCATTGTTTTTGTACATCATATTTGGTTCTTGGTCGAAGAGCTTAGAAAGAAAATACTCAGATAGGAGAAAACCACTTTCATTGAGTGCAAATAGTACCTACTTATAGTTTCATTTCGTGCAGCATGACTTGGTGCGCGCCCTAAAATTGCATATTTTAGGTTCAGCCTAGAATTAGTCTTACAAACTAAAAGTAGTAAAATAATTGCGTTTAAACTGAGATATCTAAGATATATCATTATCCACTTTTATTCATAGAAACATAAGTAttgtgagggagcgtacgctccacccacattttttccgcccatcagcccgtcattttcccattggagggacccgagattacgttattagaattaagatttttgacttttctttattgacttttcagttttaggttaaggggggggggggggggagggggaaggccacgaaggctacatgacattaattttatacattatacggcccgaggggtctctaagtcccacgtagcttattatcttctttaaaggggggaaagtcgcgatcacggcggacgccactggcttttcaaaaccaaaacccaacaacaacgagtcagcagcagccaaaacgagagaggaatacaacggcgtgaatacagcgagaaagcagaaacccgaaaacaacgacgcagcagcggccaaagagagacgaggaatacgccgagaaccaaacccaacaaaaacgacgcagcagcggccaaagagagacgaggaaaacaccgggatccagcgagccgccggcatcgacgcggcagcggcagaagagaaacgccGAGAACAGCGAGCcgccggcatcgacgcagcaacggcagaggaGAAGCGCTGAAAATATAAGATAACAGCATcaacgcagcaacggcagaagaggaCCGCTgagaacagcaatcaaatccAGCAACGACGCGCCAGCAACGGAAAAGAGAGGCGAAAGTCACCGGCGTAGCTAtagacgccgaacgacggcgccggccctctgccgccgcggaaGATGACGACGCTAGCCGCTCACGCTGACGCTGGATCGGAGAGCCAGCAGAACGCCGGCTCTGAGCTGGGAAAACGTGGAAGGAAAAAAAGGGTTTTTTGGAagcagtcgtaggagtcggacgtgttcgcggaaaaattcgagtggcttggaaaaagtaaaaacacgtggcggcccggatccactccaacgctatcagtgacacggggaagatccggcatcgacgctgcgcttacggggagaagaccctgcatcgataccacacttacggagaggagatcctgcatctacgctgcagccacggggaagaggaggctttcgacgagtacaagcgtgggagttcaggggtaagctagtctctagacgtgtatacggtctgctgagcggtgcgataggtagggaaccaatagagaataaagtgaaacgtaacgaatataacagaaacatagcccGACCACCAACAATCTGTACACTAcggaacctggaggcccggggcttcatcttctctgcccttcctcccgcctcttgcccgagcctgcgtgcttccatctagtagttcgtagcccgacaggatccggcgattgcctaggcgttctcggtgacacctgtcggcgttccctccgcatgattccctcccgtagtttgtgaccccgcagggtcccgaggccgctatccgacgatcgtctaagcgccCCCGGTGACGcctgttggtgtctcgcctgatacccgtagttccctgggtcccgaaggggctgtccggcgattgcctaagccctctcggcgatacctgccctgtatgataaagattttcgcagtaatgtttagcccgacAGTGccccgtgagtgctatccggcgattgcctaagcgctctcggcgatacgcgtcggtatttccgcatagcaaagtcccccttccgcgtcgtagtaattcttagttcggcggtgtcccgtaagtgctatccggcgattgcctaggcacacTCGGCGATGCTTGCCGGTACCCccgaccctcgtagtaattcttagttcgacagcgtcccgtaagtgctatccggcgattgcctaggcaccctcggcgatgcttgttgatatccctgacccaccgtggtaattcttagttcgacagtgtcccgtaagtgctatccggcgattgcctaggcactctcggtgatgctcgtcgatatccctgaccctcgtagtaattcttaggccgacagggtcccgtaagtaccgtccggcgatagcctaggtaccctcggcgatacttgtcggtatttccgcatagcaaaaaccccctttccgcgtcgtagtaattcttaggccgacagggtcccgtaagtaccgtccggcgatagcctaggtactctcggcgatacttgtcggtatttccgcatagcaaagttcccctttccgcgtcgtagtaattcttaggccgacagggtcccgtaagtaccgtccggcgatagcctaggtactctcggcgatacttgccggtatttccgcatagcaaagtcccccttccgcgtcgtagtaattcttaggccgacagggtcccgtaagtaccgtccggcgatagcctcggcgatacttgtcggtatttccgcatagcaaagttcccctttccgcgtcgtagtaattcttaggccgacagggtcccgtaagtgccgtcctgcgatagcctaggcactctcggcgatacttgccggtatttccgcatagcaaagttcccctttccgcgtcgtagtaattcttaggccgacagggtcccgtaagtgccgtccggcgatagcctaggtactctcggcgatacttgtcggtatttccgcgtagcatagtccccctttccgcttcgtagtaattcttaggccgacagggtcccgtaagtgccgtccggcgatagcctaggcactctcggcgatacttgccggtatttccgcatagcaaagttcccctttccgcgtcgtagtaattcttaggccgacagggtcccgtaagtgccgtccggcgatagcctaggcactctcggcgatacttgccggtatttccgcatagcaaagttcccctttccgcgtcgtagtaattcttaggccgacagggtcccgtaagtaccgtccggcgatagcctaggtactctcggcgatacttgccggtatttccgcatagcaaagtcccccttccgcgtcgtagtaattcttaggccgacagggtcccttaagtaccgtccggcgatagcctcggcgatacttgtcggtatttccgcatagcaaagttcccctttccgcgtcgtagtaattcttaggccgacagggtcccgtaagtgccgtccggcgatagcctaggcactctcggcgatacttgccggtatttccgcatagcaaagttcccctttccgcttcgtagtaattcttaggccgacagggtcccgtaagtaccgtccggcgatagcctaggtactctcggcgatacttgccgtatttccgcatagcaaagtcccccttccgcgtcgtagtaattcttaggccgacagggtcccgtaagtaccgtccggcgatagcctcggcgatacttgccggtatttccgcatagcaaagttcccctttccgcgtcgtagtaattcttaggccgacagggtcccgtaagtgccgtccggcgatagcctaggcactctcggcgatacttgccggtatttccgcatagcaaagttcccctttccgcgtcgtagtaattcttaggccgacagggtcccgtaagtaccgtccggcgatagcctaggtattctcggcgatacttgtcggtatttccgcgtagcatagtccccctttccgcttcgtagtaactctcaggccggcggggtcccgtaagtactgtccggcgatagcctaggtactctcggcgacacctgtcggtattatcgcatagtaaagacctccgtattgattctgagttcggtggggtcctgaaggcgctattcggcgataaccggagtgctctcggtgaaaccaacggccccgtcccacgctacgatagCTCCCGTCCACGGGACTGCTGCCCCGTccccccatcgtcggtccgaaatacggagtccctgcaaattataaatattactgtaatttcgaccctggtgtagactgagatatgtaccccagcccaggatcgctttcttacagatggcgcccgagcagggactccgggattccgttatgttttggggCGCTAAGTGGAACAGTCGATCAGAAGAACGAGTAGCAGGGGGAATCGGGACTGTACCATGCGCAAGCACGGCCAGTCGGAATCATTAGGACAAGAATAGCTGCATAtctctgaaaaaaaaaaacgagggggaacgttgtgagttgctgcggacaccgcaactctacagttatacccgatacttagtcagtatggctctcctccggcagacgccgctaatattgaacgacacgacaaagagtgcgcgcgagagagacagaaaatcagtctgagcgtgacgtcgggcgctgcgtagccactgcaaattgatttgttcctattggctataaaaatgatctgatctgatccagattcagcaatctgatagatatggtcattatctatgattctgcgtttttagttttctcgaatgtacaatattgtggatgcaacagattttcgtcctttgtgggggcggaagtgggcggggcgaagttttgaaatatttttgtagcagcgacatatcacagaagtctggatccaaaacatcgttgctctagctcttatagtctttgagcactaggcgctgaaggggacggacagacggacggacggacagacggacagacggacagacggacagacagacagacagacagacagacagggcccaatcgactcggctattgatgctgatcaagaatatatatactttatggggtcggaaacgattccttctggacgttacacacatccacttttaccacaaatctaatataccccaatactcattttgagtatcgggtataaaaaccgcacgtgaggtcgccgcggcgaggcggcagagaaagagaacagagccgaagctgggcagaaatcgctagagagagagcgacacgTACGCGGCGACCAGCGAGTCGTGAGCGGTAGAGGCCGGAATCCTCCCGAAGACCAA is part of the Drosophila miranda strain MSH22 chromosome Y unlocalized genomic scaffold, D.miranda_PacBio2.1 Contig_Y1_pilon, whole genome shotgun sequence genome and harbors:
- the LOC117190561 gene encoding nucleosome assembly protein 1-like 1 gives rise to the protein MDASPEGHVEAESCNEVDDEKSVNSDCQSMPAYMNSVMRRQYLQEMVKALPVPIQNRIVVLKNLQLEHLKIEAEFFEEVYKLEQKYQLKYQPMFDKRKEIVIGTVDPPVEKPNWTEPENPETESDAEEHYSESLKAIKSIPQDAKGIPGFWLTVFRNTAILSEMVQPHDEPAMRKLTDISIKYDDGHSYTLEFHFDKNEYFSNTVLTKQYVLKSTVDPDDPFAFEGPEIYKCSGCNITWEKKMNLTVKTIRKKQKHKERGAVRTIVKQVPSDSFFNFFNPPEVPSDKEEIDDESQQILATDFEIGHFLRARIIAKAVLYFTGDIVDDEDDEDEEEFDENEEEDDDDEVAPPTKGHNKHAGNKKQSPNDCPNQ
- the LOC117191037 gene encoding uncharacterized protein LOC117191037 isoform X1 yields the protein MRLYTNFENITGAIVSVILTLIKNGFDTKRGYMFGFSFGGQLASAVGRSLGPQHMIQSIDTCDMAGPGFDPIAVDHSKAGKHVQCFHSSRDKGTFVYSCHRNIMLGSFGLAQPSVSSQLHLGSHGLCVDIYINAFDYPFYALNSTPSKCIDLQKVAKIPADYTVGYEENFDNRVTGKIFVPTSLHYPYNLSKKELKLLAGKK
- the LOC117191037 gene encoding uncharacterized protein LOC117191037 isoform X2 codes for the protein MFGFSFGGQLASAVGRSLGPQHMIQSIDTCDMAGPGFDPIAVDHSKAGKHVQCFHSSRDKGTFVYSCHRNIMLGSFGLAQPSVSSQLHLGSHGLCVDIYINAFDYPFYALNSTPSKCIDLQKVAKIPADYTVGYEENFDNRVTGKIFVPTSLHYPYNLSKKELKLLAGKK